The segment CAGCAACGTTTCCCGCTCACATCTCAAccgaaatatgtattttaaaaagtatatcaTGCGCAGTAATGGTGGTTTCTGTGAGAAGGGGTTAAACAAATAACATATGTTGGCATCCTTTACGTTGCAGAGCACgtacaacaaaacaacaacaaacaccaacGTGCAAGTGACGGGGCGCTAAAGTACCTGTCAGCGCAACTTCCTCACCTTCTTTGCCGAGGCTCACGGCTTCGCCGAGGCGGTAGAGCTCCTTGTCGCTGTTGTCCGAGGACGAGTCTgcggcagaaaaaaaacaaggctcactaaaaaaaactaaaaaaaacacactcgcGAGCATTCACAACAAACTTTGGGGGGCTAGCCACGCTGGTCCGAGGCTGGCCAGCAGGTTAGCGCTTAGCTTCGCTAGCTGGCTTCCTCCAGCCTGTCAGAGCTAACTAACTTCCAGCTGGGCAGCGCTAGTGCACGCGCCAGCGGAACAGACTGCgcacgcgggggggggggggcggcgttTAGCTTCGCCCCGCGCCCCCTTTGCACGGCTACTCACGCGACCCATTTAATATTGCATTTGCGTAGTAatcgtttcttttttgttttgacagttACTTTGCTGCGCTTTGACAGACGCTGGCATTGTGGTGCGGGCTCAACTCAATCACAGACAGTTGGAGCACGCACTTCCCGACAGTTTGTCCGTGAAAAACAACGACGTGCGAACTTACTGTCAACGAAACGCAATTTAGCCGCACTGACGAAGGAAGACCGAGGCTCGCAGAGAAAGGTATCCGGACTTGGTATTTGGCGATCCAGTGTCGCCATTGCTCTTCCTTCTTGTTGCTTTGCTGAGagacgtttttgtttttttttctcttctgtttttttttttttttttttctccctgtctctccttcGCACGCAGCAGCCGAAAAAACGAAAGAACGAGATATGCTGACGTCGTTGTCGCTGGGCTTCGGCGGAGTTCGGCATCCGTCGGAGGGTTATGGTTGAGATGTTGAGCGACAGACGGGGAAGCTGACGTTACGCACGAGTTGAAGAGTTCAGCAGCCTATGGAGGGAGTAGCCATAACGTCATCATAACGCCTGTACGGCCACACGGTTATGTTGCATTGGAAACATTAGATATGAGCTTTTTCAATTGGGTAATATAACGGAAGACTTATCAACTACagatacattaaatatattaataagtTGCATTGACATTACATTCTGTGACAAAGAGAGCAGATTATTGAGGATAATAATAACACAGCTGGGGatgtttcattcattttgtcGGACATTGAACATCATTTAGTATTAATAACCTTACCTCATCCAGACAATGTGGATGAATACTGATAGTTAGATATGTTTGTAAAACCAAGGAGACATTATAATAACTAGAACCATATACCTGTTGCTGTAACTGTAACTCAAGTTACTGTTTATTGGTCAGACCTAGTAGGCCTATACTAATGACAGGGAAACCTTAGTGTACAAGGGGTCCATTCTATCTAGACTATTATGAAAAATGATTGCAATTGGGCATTTTGCAACTTGAAATAAGTGTAGGTTATGATATTAGGTCTGGCAGGAATGACCATGTGGATGAAACACATGCCGCTTTATGCTTTACTGTAGGTTGAGGCTCCACATATAAAACATGGACTGTTGTTTTAGTCTAAAAATGTACCAGagctgtatatttaaatattctctCAGCTTCAGAATTAGAATTAGAATCCATTAGAGTACCATGAGCTCTTGCCAGGGAGTTGCAAAGTAATGTGTATAATGGATTTTTGAAAAGAGGTCAGAACTATGAATAGCATTATGGCATTAGTAGATCAGATTATATTGTAAGGTTACAGCTGCAGATTAATTTTGTGCATGTAAAGCACCTATTATAATTGGCTTCACCGCAACCTTGTGCCAGttaggtcagaggtcagactcAACTGCAAATAGAACTcagcaaaataaatacataatacataatttaTATATTGCAATTTGTTATATAATATCTGTGAAAACGAAGCACTGAAAATGGGGTCGGGTAGACACTGGTCAAAAGCAGCGAACTTTCAGTTCCATCTACATCAtgcatttaaatgtgcatttaatgGGGGGACATCATGAATACATATATGAATTATCTGTCCATTGAAACAAAATGTACTGCACCAGGATGTTTCCATTCTCAAAATGCCTCAGTAGGTCAAGCTTGCGGCACTACATTGACCTCCTGTGGCTGAAAATAGAACCTGCATTTCAGGTGCAAAGTCAGGCGAGGTGAAAGCGGAGGATGGTCTCCAACTCCTCTTCCATTCGGACGATACTGAACAAGCTCGTCACTTGAATCCAGCTTTTATGCAACAGATTTAGCCCAGCTGTCAGCTGGTACAGCTGCATGAAGTTAACATGTTGTGGTTAAGAAACctgcacagaggaagaagaagatgctaCACGCCTGTGATCACATGGTGCAGCAAGACGTCACGTCAAATCCACGCACACTTCCTATGATCAGCTGTAGttgaatgacac is part of the Cyclopterus lumpus isolate fCycLum1 chromosome 23, fCycLum1.pri, whole genome shotgun sequence genome and harbors:
- the LOC117726009 gene encoding ataxin-7-like protein 1, which codes for MPNSAEAQRQRRQHISFFRFFGCCVRRRDREKKKKKKTEEKKKQKRLSAKQQEGRAMATLDRQIPSPDTFLCEPRSSFVSAAKLRFVDNSSSDNSDKELYRLGEAVSLGKEGEEVALTEMLGYRALEDCCLVVCHVCNQVVTPQGILTH